The genomic window agaattaaaaataaaacaaacttgatgggcagactagatggaccattttggtctgtACCTGCTGTCACGCACTATATTAAATGGTACTatatatttggaaaggaatatggaACAGAACTGAGAAGATGATAaagcctttgtatagatccatgatgTGACTTCCcccaccttgagtactgggtgTAGTTCTGAGCACCCGTCTCAAAAAGAAAACATAGCGGCcatagaaaatgtacagagaagggcaacaaaaaatgaGATAAAGGCAATGGAAAAGCTcttgtatgaggaaaggctaaacagatcaGTGATGTTCAGCTTGAATAAGAGATGACAGAGAAGAGAGATGattgtaatttataaaatcatgagtgggattgAACTGGTAAAttgggaacagttatttaccctttcaaacaacactaggacaagggacactccatgaaaatagcaacctgcaaatttaaaacaaatcatgggaaagtattttttcactcagtacagtCACACTATGGAATCTGTTACCTGAGGATGTGATGGAAGGCTACTAACAGTGGGGTTTAAatgagggttggacaagttcctgaaggaaaagttcataaacagttattagccaggtagacttgggaaagccaatgcttatccctgggagtcagCTATAAGAAATGGAtaaactattggggatctgctgggtacttgtgacctggactggccactgtcagagagagtATGCTGGGCTCAAGGGACCTTGGTCTaccccagcatggcacttcttatgttccatACCTGAAAACCATTTattttccaatcaccctgagattgtcactctcagctccccccacccccagcaacatctctctctctctctctctcatacatattcccCACCCCCGAGTCTCCAGCAGTTCACTCTCAAATTCAGTGAGTCTGCTGGGTGGAGGGGATAATATGGAGATGGGGGTTGAGTCTCAAACCCCTCTCTTTCCCGGAGTCCACAGCAGTTTCACACCTCTCAATCCCCCATCCTTAGTCCCTAACAGTCTCTCTGAACTGGGACAGGGCCCCTCTCCCAGAATCCTGACCTTCTCTTGACTCATTGAAGATGGAGACAGCTATGTGGATCTTTTCAGCTGCCCAATGCTGACCTTTCTGCTGAGCTGTGGCAGCCATGCTGCCTCTTCTGTTGCCCTCCTGACTGCCTTGCTCCCTCTAGTAGCCTTATCTGCCTCTGCAGCCAGCTAGCTTCCTTGGTGCTGCAGTCCTGGTACCTCTGCGCAGCTTTTGCCACGGCAGAAGGCAGGACCTTGCTTTGAATTGAAGCGAGGACCTGCCTTCTGCCCCATGCTATGCTGTGCTGCTGCTGTCCAGTTCAACCCGGATAATGGACCTGGGCCACCTGCAAATGCTGCCCTCAAAGAGTGGCCCTGCTGCAGTGAGGCTGCCATCTGTTCCTTCCTGCTGACCCTGTTTCTATAATCAAGTACATGCCGCCGCTTCCATTGGCCTTGCAGCGCATGATACTACATTACCTAGAGCTTGAGAAACAACCAtagatgaaaaacaaaatgagaaaaaaaaaaagggaactacTTAGGGTTGGGCCTTCATTGAGTCCCTTGAAGACCTTGACGCATGTCATCGGGCCTTGGATTCACTTACTAGAAATCTGGTAACCTTAATTCAggtattttacttttttcttggCTCCGTTTGCCTTTTGGCCCTTATCTGTCACTGTGCAGCTCTGGCTGTGTTTGTGTTGGGGAATTATTGCTGTCCACTGTAAAAGCGATGAGAAGAGACCGTCTTAACCCTGGATGTGTTCTTTTTAGGAAGAAACAAGATTGACCAGCAGATCTGATCTTCTTTTGGATCAGAAGCCTATAATTGCTCCAAGCAAGAGGATGCTGGAGAAAGGTGGCATCCAAGGATGAAGACTGCCTCTTGAACAAGATCTGTTATCACAGCTTCAAGCAGTCATCCCTGCTAAGTTAGAATTTGCAGCAGTTCAATTTTGTTTgtgcttaaagaaaaaaaatgagcgctatcagaaaaagaaaagtgGACAGTGAACATCGGGTTTTTAATACAGAATGGAAAGCAAAATACTTTTTTATAGATGTAGACTCCAAGCCTGTTTGCCTGATTTGTCAGGAGAACATTGCAGTATTGAAGGCATACAATCTGAATCGCCATTACACAACGAAGCATCCAAATTATGGCAGCAACTTGACGTTCGAGGAACGAGAAATAAAAGCTGAGGAGCTTGCTACTAATTTGAAAGCTCAGCAAAAGGTTTTCATGCAGCCATCTACAGAAGCTACTACAAAGGCAAGTTACGCTTTGGCATTTCAGCTGGCTAAAGAAAATAAACCCTTCTCAGAAGGCGAATTCTTGAAAGCTTGCATGGTAGATGTGGCTGGTATACTGTGTCCCGAGTACCAAAAATCATTTGAGAGCGTTCGCTTGTCGCAAAGAACTATTACTCGCTGCATCAGAGCGATCGATGAAGACCTGGCCTCCGAGCTGAGCAGGAAAGCAGATTGCTTCACGTTGTTTTCGTTAGCTCTCGCCAGCATCGAAGACACGGGCCAGCTCTTGGTCTTTATCAGAGGAATTAATGAGACATTTGAAATCACAGAGGAGTTTCTCTCCATGGCATCGACGGAAGGCACAACAAAGGAACTGGATGTGTACGAGAAGGTGGCCGACTGCCTTGAACGTCTGAAACTCCCCTGGAGTAAACTGGCAAGCGTAACCATGAATAAACTGCCGGATTTAGCCGGGGAAAATGTAGGATTTGTACAAAGAATGCAGGACAAAGTAAAAGAAACAGATCTGACGAGAGACCTCGTTTTTCTTCACTGCATTATGCAGCAGGAAGTGCTCTGCAAAACTGTCCTTGACATTGATCATGTGGTCTGCACGGTGGTGAAAATCGTGCACTACATTCGGGCACGAGGACGGCGACATCAGCAGTTCATGTCTCTTCTTGAAGACGCCAATGCTGAACACCAGTTCATGCTGTGCGAAACACCCGTGGGCTGGCTCGGCTTAGGAAAGATGTTGCAGCGAGTCTGGGGACTTCGAAAAGAAATCGGCAACTTTTTGGCAGAGCAGGGGAAAGAAGCCGAGTTTCCCGAGTTCAAGGACTCCAACTGGGTGTGCGACCTCGCTTTTGCTGTGGATATTGTGGCACATTTAAGTGAGCTCAATGTGAAGCTGCAAGGCAAGAGCGTGTTTGCGCATGAATTTTATTCGAGCGTGAAAGCGTTCAAAGTCAAGTTGCTGCTGTTTTCAAAACAAACGAAGGGCAGCGTGTTCACTCACTTCCCGACGCTGAAAAGCAGGACAGTGTCGCCAGAGCAGTCGAACAAATACAGCAGCATTCTGAGCAACTTGTGCGCAGACTTCTCCCTTCGATTCCGTGACCTGGAGAAGATTGAAAAAACCCTGGAGCTGGTTGCGTGCCCGCTGGCCTGCCATTACGAGGAAGCCCCCGTGGAACTGCAGCTGGAGCTCATCGATCTCCAGTGCGACCCCAGCTTGAAGGAGAAATGCAGGTCAGAGAAACCGGCCGCGTTCTACGCATCCTTGAGTGACACTGACTTCCCGAAGATCCGTGAGGCGGCCCAGAAAGTCCTGGTGCTGTTCGGCTCCACGTATCTGTGCGAGCAAACCTTCTCGCTTCTGAAATGCAACCGGCTTTGCTACAGATCCTGGCTGTCGGACCGATGTCTCAGCTCGGTGTTGCGGATTTCAACAACAAGTTTGACCCCAGACTTTGACGCCATTATAAAGAGGGGCAACCAACTGCATCATTCACGTTAAGCAAAGAGGGCACAAAATACCAAGATTTCATTGTAGCGTGCACTGTTTGTGAGCTGTCTATGGGTTTCTATGTCCAGAATTGCCACCCAGCCTCCGTTTTGGCTGCTGGCTTGATGATAATTCTCTGGttattttaaaggtttttgtgttttgtgttttttactGGAGAAAGACAGTGTGTATACATTTTTTCATCCTCCTTAGTTTTCATCCTTTCTTTTTGTCTCATTTGATTTGGACCTGATGAAGGGAGGGAGCCCAGCACCGGAAAGCTAGTCTgaaaatgtatttagtccaataaataggtatctgcttttgtttctttgaccttttatttgcatgcatttaggAGTCAGGGAaattgttttttagttttttcactattttgtgctttattttttctagtttactatttttttctttcgctttacttttctcctttctctcgcCTCCAGGTACTCCCCTTTCCCTATATAAACATATTACATTTAGAAAAAAGCATAGTTCTCTAACTCATCTTTTTAGATCTTTACTTCACATGTTTAATGCCGACAAAACCAAATGGGTCTTTAAGACATTAAGAAATTGTATATAGATGTGAGATTAATGCATTATTAGATTTAATCCTAGTAACTAGCTAAAAGCTGATGAAATGTAGGTTTCCAACGCTTTGGGTAAACATCAAAATAATTTAATATCTAATTTGAAGAAGATCTCATTTTTTTAATCTCTAATTTTAAATATCTAAGACGGAGATCAGTAGTGGCTTTAATCATAAAATCTATCACTGTGAAAGCCCCGGGCATTACTAGTTCCTAAAAAATAGAACAGGAATAGGCAGCTCCGGTCCTGAGTGCCACaagcaggtcaggttttcaggatatccacaatgaatatgcatgaggtatatttgcatgcattgccactattgtatgcaaatctatctcatgcatatttttttgtggatgtcctgaaaaccagacctgtttgtagcacttCAGGACCGGAGTTGCTTACTCCTGTGATAAATCTGTTAGGATTTgagtatgtgggccctttggccgaggtgaaaagtggtactgcccaggggaggagccccactgagcctcactgaTGGGAGGCGGAGTCTCGGCAGCAGGATGTAATACAGCAGAAGTAGGGAAGGAGAGGGTAACCCCTGGAGGCGGGTCCCGGTGCGACAGTGCAGATGCTGATGTCGGACTCAACTCTGAGGACAGGAAACAGGCATGAGATGCagcactacccgaggagcgggggcgCTGAGTGAAAGTACAGTCACTGAAGTTACACGGGGTCCatagagatggtacacaagagggttcctcggtgggaggTCACGGCACGGGTCTGCAGAGCGGGGCAGATCCGGAAAAGGGTCCTCTAGCGATATcatggcaatggtctgcagagcggggtacaccggtgaggatACCAACATAGGTATTGCAGAATTGATCTGCAGCTTGGTTACTCACAGTGTCAAGGGACAAGGATGTAGTTCCTCAGAAAGCCtcgggaagcgaggcaggcaggagtccgggtgaaggccctccgaggagcagatagctgaGAGCCGAggaaggcccctgaggagcgggtacccgatagtctcacaccacagaagcaggaacaagctgaagaAAGAGTAGGTAGATTCTGCAAGATGAACTCGCTGCCAAGTTGTCAGCTGTCTGGGCCGGCGAGCTTAAGTATTGAAgctgagtgacgtcatctgatggggatgctcccgaggttcccgccatgacatggttaaAGCAGGTTGGGgagcgcgcgcacctagggaacCCCGTgggtaagatggtggtcggcggcGTCCATGCTGGTCAGGTGGGCCCGGGAACAGAGGCTGAAAGGCCGGCAGTAGCTGGCAGAGACCGCGAGTTCGCCCAACGGAGCCAAAGCCCCGATGGCAGAGAATTCGTAAAGGAGACAAGAGACTGCGTCAGAACTCTGGGGATATACCTCTGGAGAAGGATAATGGGAAGGGGTGAACGATTTCACTACAAACTTTGATTTGGAAAGCTGAGAGGTATTTGATGAGACGTTAAGTGGCATTGTTCCACAGTTCAGGACATAAACACTAGTTTGATAGTGATTTTTCTAATTTAAGGAGTGAATGGTTGCTCTTATCTTACAAGAATGGCTTGGGGAGGGATGGGGCATGTTCCGTGAATGATCCTGCCTCTATCTCCAATTGCAGATCTGCTATGGGAGAATAGCAGCGGGCATAgccatgggggaagggggttaaTGATTAGCATGCAAGAAAACTCTACATATTATATGGTTAAGGATGACAGATGCTTCTTTCCTAATGATGTTAAGAATTCACCACTCAGGGCAGCACATAGATGGTGGCAACCAGGACAAGAGGCGGGATGTGGCTCAGGCAAAGGGGATGCAGTGTGCGGACTTGTAAAGGGGAGAGAAGGTCTACTACAGTATATTAGGCGAGATGACGTTGATTAAAATTCTGTCCCTCAATGTGAAGGGATTAAA from Rhinatrema bivittatum chromosome 3, aRhiBiv1.1, whole genome shotgun sequence includes these protein-coding regions:
- the LOC115086776 gene encoding general transcription factor II-I repeat domain-containing protein 2-like is translated as MSAIRKRKVDSEHRVFNTEWKAKYFFIDVDSKPVCLICQENIAVLKAYNLNRHYTTKHPNYGSNLTFEEREIKAEELATNLKAQQKVFMQPSTEATTKASYALAFQLAKENKPFSEGEFLKACMVDVAGILCPEYQKSFESVRLSQRTITRCIRAIDEDLASELSRKADCFTLFSLALASIEDTGQLLVFIRGINETFEITEEFLSMASTEGTTKELDVYEKVADCLERLKLPWSKLASVTMNKLPDLAGENVGFVQRMQDKVKETDLTRDLVFLHCIMQQEVLCKTVLDIDHVVCTVVKIVHYIRARGRRHQQFMSLLEDANAEHQFMLCETPVGWLGLGKMLQRVWGLRKEIGNFLAEQGKEAEFPEFKDSNWVCDLAFAVDIVAHLSELNVKLQGKSVFAHEFYSSVKAFKVKLLLFSKQTKGSVFTHFPTLKSRTVSPEQSNKYSSILSNLCADFSLRFRDLEKIEKTLELVACPLACHYEEAPVELQLELIDLQCDPSLKEKCRSEKPAAFYASLSDTDFPKIREAAQKVLVLFGSTYLCEQTFSLLKCNRLCYRSWLSDRCLSSVLRISTTSLTPDFDAIIKRGNQLHHSR